Part of the Salmo salar chromosome ssa10, Ssal_v3.1, whole genome shotgun sequence genome is shown below.
aaagcacacacatagacaggccaacagagagactgacagacagaggaaacaaacGAACAACACAGTACCTGCACGTCCAGCCTCCACTCCAGGTTGTGGTAGTGTGGCAGTGAGGGGGTGAGTTCACCGAGGATATGTCGGATCTCCTTCCTGTTTTCCAGGTagagctgcagcagcagctggtTCAGCACCTCGGTGAAGCCCAGCACCAGCACTGAGTCCTGAAAGTCCACCTCAGAGATCTGCAACACATACACAAGGCAGAGAACAGGCTTAACATGGCAGTTCATTCCAAACTCAAAAATGCTGGTTTTCCGAACTCTTCCGAGAGCTGCCTCAATGTAAGTGTGCTAGTTAGAGACTAGCACGCTCCTCTGTCTAACTTCTCATCACTCAGTGTGTTAGGTGTTGGAAGGGTATAGGGTAGGCTCTAGGTACCCACTCACCATGAGTTTGGAGCTCTCGGTGAGCAGGTACATGAGtccctccacaccatgctgtacGGTCTCTGCGTCAACACTCAGCTTCCCTGAAGGACACAGTGAGGAGGGGAAACTAGTTAGCTACAAGTCTACCATGTAAAACATATTGAACAATTTAATGGAATGACAACTTTACATGGATAAAATGTTTTGTAGGAAGAATTATGCAAGTTTGGAAACTTACTGGCAGCCCCCTCATAGATCTTAGGGTTTGTTCCCTTTCGCAGGAACTCAACCGCTATTCGCCCAAATTCACCAACCACTGATAAGGAAAACAAGAAATGTTGCCTCTCAAACTTGTGGCAATGATCCTGTGACTCCTGTCCAGATAACCATTAGCCTACCACTAGCCTGGGCAGCAGCTAGTGGGCGTTAAAGTCTAGGGCCATAAAGCCCACTAGCGGCTGCCCCGGCTAGCCCAATAACGGACTAAAGGAGCCTAACGTTACTCCGTATTGTCCAAGGACTAATTATGTTAGCGCCTATTGACTAAAGTATCTTCTCGGACCAGTGCCGACGCTTGCTCTAAATATTAAATACGCATCGCTTGTGGTACGATTCTGGAAACCTAAAGAACGTATatttcatatcagcgagaaatcATTTTCAAAAATGAAAAAGGTTAAATTACTACACAACTTTTATAGGATTAGGGCTCCCACACGGCCAAATTTCCATGTTACAGATCGAGTGGACTACCTGTGAGAATTAGCGATCTGCGTCTCCGAACACCGGTGTCAGTGTGTAAATAAATGTAAGACAGACGCCACaaacgtgttgtcactgaaaaatacacAGTTGCTATTTTTATGTGATAAAAAGTAATGGGAACCATGAGTATCGATTGACGTTTAGAttgagtatttggctgttttggttTCCACAGCCAATTCGcctttaaacagaacatgtaaggaCATAGCACCTATCCCTCCTAGGGATATATATGAGCGACATAGCACCTATCCCGCCTAGGGATATATATGAGCATCCCCTTGCTCTCTGATAGTCTAGTGGATTTGACATATTGCTATACCCATCAGTCATTTCAGATCCACTCAAGGGGAATAGGTAGctaggttgtttctggacaggcaCAGTAACGTTACGGAAGTAGCTAACGTCAGCTAGAATAACATCTTGACAACAGACAGGACAATCTATGAATGTATGTTGGATCAAGACTCATAATGTTGCACTGTATTCGCTGGTTTAATAACTTTAAAACACAATGAATCTAGCGTTGATTTAGTTAGTGTAATGACATGTCATGCTAACACTCATATTTACCCGCAGAGTCCACCTCTGGCAGAAACCCCAGGTGCTCCTTATGTTCGTCAGATAACACCAACAGCATTATTATAAGTTATAGTCTAACTCTTATTGTGCAAAGTCGACAAATGTACCTAGTACAGAATGAAATGTTGACTTTTATCCGTTAGCTAACTAGGCTGATCAAAATCACATGACCAAATTGAGCCCATACAATCTCGAAAGAAACAAAATTGCAGCAGAAGAAAGGTTCCGGATTCCTGCCGccctgcttatatttgtcctcttACAAATGTTTAATGTAAATGTCtttcttgcatatcccaactccccctaagACACCCGCAGGGGGGGTCACGGCCAGGGCCACCATTGACaagttaaatgccttgctcaagagcacagaAACAGATTATATTTTTTTCCACCTCTTAAACGCTGGCATTTAAACCGGCAACCATtggattactggcccaacgcgctaaccTCGAGGCAGGACATTGTAATGACATAGGTGTTGAAATTAAGTTGTCGAAATGATCACTATTCTCTCTGGTATTCATCACAATAGGCCACACTATCACCAGGCACTTGGGGGGCTTCACATTTTCGTCATTTTAAACAGTGATAACAACCTAGGCATTCCAACCTTGTGATGTCTGGAGGCTGTAGAAAACACAGCTTTCAAGTAGGCTACATACatgcagtggtgggaaaagtacccaattgtcatacttgagtaaaagtaaagataccttaataaaaaattactcaagtgaaagtcaaccagtaaaatactacttcagtaaaagtctaaaagtatttggttttaaatatacttaagtatcaaaagtaaatgtaattgctaaaatatacttaagtattgataaaatatacttaagtattgaaaataaaagtataaataatttcaaattccttatattaagcaaaccagaccgcatcattttcttgttttgtttatttacggatagccatgggcacactcaaacataatttacaaatgaagcatttgtgtttagtgagtccgccagatcagaggcaatagggatgaccagggatgttctcttgataaatgcaTGAATTTCacagggtgggcaactccagtcctcgagggcctgattggtgtcacactttttctccatctctagcaaacacagctggTTAATCAAACTGCaatctaaactgaagatcatgattaggtgattattggagtcaggtgtgttagctgggccTGGGTCAAagctgtgacaccaatcaggccctcgaggactggaattgcccacccctttaagcattctaaatgtaacgagtacttttggtttTCAGGAATAATGTATGGAATAAaacgtacattattttctttaggaatgtagtgaagtaaaagttgtcaaaaatataaatactaaagtaaagatacctaaaaaaatatactttagtactttcaagtattttttacttaagtacttcacaCCACTGCGTACATGTCTACACTCCAAGTTTTTCTATAAGTTGTACTGTACCACACTCTTGCAGTGCATACCATTTAtagataaaaataaaatacaaaaaataatcaCTGGAATGAACAATTTGTCCACAGATGGGTGAATGACTATGAATGAACATTTACACGTTCAATTCTTACTTTGTCTCCCTTTACTCGGTTACAGATATTTTTTATGAGTACAAACTTTTGTCAGTAATGTGTCATCAGTAATGGACATGAACCGAATGTAGCTAGACAATTTAGCAACTCTAGCCCAGACCTTAGAATTGCTTTACGGCTTCCGGTTTTATTTCCAAAATAAAAGTCTAGAGCTTGTTTTAGAACTGCATTCAATAATGGCGTTATACCAGTAGATGACTTAGTATAGGCTTGGGCCTTTAGCAAATGACTTGTGTGAGAATGATAAAGACACAGAAGAGCCTTGTCTAGAATAACCACCTGAGCTGCAAAATAGAAAGTAAATATTGTTCAGGCTAGGCCTATTCCGCAAGCTAAATATGCCATGCTGTTGTGTTATTTAATGGCCATATAATTGCATAATTTGTTTTTAACAGCCACGTGGGGCTATTGTGGTGATCATGTCACACTTTCTCCAGTATTTGGGAGCACAGACTGTAGGCCTTAtgtggtgccagggcaacaacctctccctcaatgtgagcaagacaaaggagatgattgtggactacaggaaaggaggaccgagcacacctccATCGAcgcgggctgtagtggagcaggttgagagcttcaagttccttggtgtccacatcaccaacaaactaacatggtccaagcacaccaagacggttgtgaagagggcacaatgaaacctattccccatcagaagactgaaaagttttggcatgggtcctcagatcctcaaaaggttctacaattgcaccatcgagagcatcctgactggttgcatcactgcctggtatggcaactgctcggcctccgaccacaaggcactacagaggggccaagcttcctgccatccagtacctctatactaggcattgtcagaggaaggccctaaacattgtcaaagactccagccaccctagtcatagactgttctctctgctatattTAGCGGCCTGTGAGCTAGGGTCTCTTTTTAAAGGGAACCTCATAATAAAAATAGTTATAAAACACAAATAAAGTTATATATTTATTCCGCAAGACACCAGTACGCAAAATTATAGCCTAAATTGCAATGCCTACAAGTTGAAGGCCTATTTTTTATGTGGATAGGCCTAAATTAAacatttaattattaaagtgataGGCTAAAGAACTTTAGAGAATTTAGATAATTTGGAATACACACATGGATTTCAATAAACATACGGATAAGACTGTTCAATTCTCTTTGATTTAGTTCCTATTGCAACTCAAAACAAAAGACTGAATGGATGACATagtgactgaactgaactgaatgatGAATTAGATGTTCAGATATGTTGGAGTGACGAACTACACGCATCACGCATGCTCTGCACTTTACTTGGCTAGTAGGCAAAGAGGCCTACATTGGGGTATAATGACTATGACTGTATGCCTCCAGAAGGGCATCTTCTGAGACTGAGGGGTGTTTTTCCCGAAGGCGCATGGTGCTGTGGTGCTGCATGGACATCACAAGCTCTTCAACTGGGCAGCAGTGTCGCGATGGAGGGAAGAACCTATAGGGAGACTACCTAAGACCACAGCAACAGAGTTATTGTAAAGTTTGGGGAAAAGCTTATGCCAgactgtttaacctctcccttGTTCATTTCAAAGTCTATATGTTCATGAACCGATTCATATAAATCATGTCACATTATTTTAAATTCATATTACAAAATACAAAATATCCTACAAAATATTATTTGGCAAGATTGAGTGATTAAATAAATATCAAAatattcaaaaatatatatattttgagtgGCTAAGAATCCAGTGGTCATACATAATTCATAGATTCACCAAATATTGCTTATTATTCTAtgtttcattattcctggtagcctagtggttagagtgttgggccagtaactgaaaggttgctgaatcAAATCCCTGCGggcacaaggtaaaaatctgtcgttctgttccTGAGCATGGCAGTTATTAAcctactgttccccgggcgccaaagacgttgatgtcgattatggcagccccccgcccctctctgattcagttgaatgcattcagttgtacagctgactaggtatcgCCCTTTCCCTACAACTGGTTATGATTGCAGACAGAGCCCAGACATGGGATGGTGCAATATTGAATTAGTCATATTTTGGTGCATGCATGgggatgttctttaccattcggccatcagattagCCACCAAATGCTCCTTATAAGACACATCACTgaactctatactcctctgtaaactggtcatctctgtgctgctaccatgttgtgttgtcatgtgttgctgccatgctatgttgttgtcttaggtctctatgtagtgttgtggtgtctcttgttatgtgtattttttcatttttaatcccagtccccacaggaggcctttttgtAGGCTGTCATTTTATTCCTAGCGGACTGAAACTTCACTGTTGTAGGCATAACACAGCTAGTGCTATCTAGACTTGCGCTGGCAAACAAATGCATTACATTAGCTACCTAAATGTGACGCAAACTGGAGACTTTTAACTTGAAAACGTGCAGGATGTCTCTTTCCGGTTTCCCCGACTTCCGTTTTTTATACCGTGTTATGCTCGTTCGGGTAGCGCTCCCCACAGGCCGTTTGGTGAATGCTTTTTTGCTGTTGTGAGATGATACTGCCAA
Proteins encoded:
- the commd2 gene encoding COMM domain-containing protein 2, coding for MLLVLSDEHKEHLGFLPEVDSAVVGEFGRIAVEFLRKGTNPKIYEGAARKLSVDAETVQHGVEGLMYLLTESSKLMISEVDFQDSVLVLGFTEVLNQLLLQLYLENRKEIRHILGELTPSLPHYHNLEWRLDVQLASRALRQQVKPTVTMKLHLEESGGDKNAKVLQTDPATLMHLIQELEKALAELKTTHCRRILRNIK